A part of Brassica rapa cultivar Chiifu-401-42 chromosome A05, CAAS_Brap_v3.01, whole genome shotgun sequence genomic DNA contains:
- the LOC103868257 gene encoding uncharacterized protein LOC103868257: MNQGQLVGKGGVSTTGEGVRKKLKVSVPHFDNSDLIKSYAMTLIGRCMNPEKQKIGALLVMIPKIWKVEERVTGADLGKGMFQFHFEKEEDIEAVLESQPYHFDYWMISVARWQPRMSRTFPSEIPFWIKVEGLPTEFWSTPAFQSIGDASGETTDVDLDYGKMRVVVDGFKELTLETTVEFKGGEFYDEEEVSVSLKYEKLFGFCKLCFSLCHEEDLCPLNPKSTEKKKDIRDEPVGRREDRARSYRGVVINGEC, from the coding sequence ATGAATCAGGGTCAACTTGTGGGAAAGGGGGGCGTTTCAACGACTGGAGAAGGGGTCCGCAAAAAGCTGAAGGTTTCTGTTCCCCACTTTGACAACTCTGATTTGATCAAGAGTTATGCTATGACCTTGATTGGGCGGTGCATGAACCCGGAGAAACAAAAGATTGGTGCGCTATTGGTGATGATTCCGAAGATATGGAAGGTGGAGGAGAGGGTGACGGGTGCAGATTTGGGAAAGGGGATGTTCCAGTTCCATTTTGAGAAGGAGGAGGACATTGAAGCGGTTTTGGAGTCACAACCATACCATTTTGATTACTGGATGATCTCAGTGGCTCGGTGGCAGCCAAGAATGTCAAGAACTTTCCCATCAGAAATTCCTTTTTGGATCAAAGTGGAGGGTCTCCCAACAGAGTTCTGGTCAACACCAGCATTTCAGAGCATCGGAGATGCGAGTGGCGAGACAACGGACGTGGATTTGGACTATGGAAAGATGCGTGTCGTGGTTGATGGCTTTAAGGAGCTAACATTGGAGACAACTGTGGAGTTCAAAGGGGGAGAATTTTATGATGAGGAAGAGGTGTCGGTTTCTCTTAAATACGAGAAACTGTTTGGCTTCTGTAAACTCTGTTTTAGTCTCTGTCACGAGGAAGATCTATGCCCACTGAATCCAAAGAGcacagagaagaagaaagatatcAGAGATGAGCCGGTGGGCAGGAGAGAGGATCGAGCCAGGAGCTACAGAGGGGTTGTGATTAATGGTGAATGTTAG